Within the Flavobacterium sp. 9R genome, the region CGACTTATTAGTTTTTGGCCAAGGAGCTGTAGGCAATCAAATTTTCCAAGGATTACGAAGATTAGATATTGCTAATGCCAATTATCAAACTGAAGCTTTGGGGCGTTGGACAGGAGAAGGATCTTCAAATACTTACCCAAGATTGACTACAAATGATACCAATAAAAACTTCAATAATCCTTCTGATTTTTATTTAGAGGATGGAGATTATTTCCGATTCAAAACCATACAGTTCGGATATTCTTTACCGAGCAGTGTAATTAACAAAGTTAGTTTGGCAAAAGCTAGAGTTTATCTTACAGCTGAGAACTTATTTACTATCACAAAATACTCTGGATTTGATCCTGAAATTGGTGGTGGTGTAATGGGAATTGATAGAGGGTATTATCCTCAAGCAAAAACATTTATGTTGGGAGTTAATTTACAATTATAATAAAACGTAAAATCATGAAACTAAAAAATTTAAAATATACTATCCATGCGTTTGCCCTATTATTTGTGGCAACTTCATGTAGTGATGCTTTTTTGGAAATAGAACCAAAAGGAACTCCTTTGGAAGCTAATTATTATAAAAATGAAGACGAAGCTTTTTCTGGACTTGTGGCTGTTTATGACATATTAGGTAAACAATCTGGAGGTTTTGAAAATATGGTATGTATGATGAACGCTGGTTCTGACGATCACTACGCAGGTGGTGGTGGAGCAACAGATGGAACAGGAATGCAATCATTTTCTGATTATTCCATCAGCTCATCAACAATTCCAGGAAGCTTTTGGAATAATTTTTACCAAGGAATATTTAGAGCGAATACTTTGTTAGTAAAATTGCCAAATGTTCCTATGGCCGACGCTCAAAAAGTAAGATTTACTGCAGAAACTAAAGCCTTACGTGCCTACTACTATTTTGAGTTAGTTCGTTTGTTCAAAAACATTCCATTGATTACGGCCCCAATCCCTACCAGTGAAATTTACAATGTACTGCAAGCAAAACCAGAAGAAGTTTATGCTCAAATCGAAAAAGATTTGAAAGAAGCCATCCCTAATTTGCCCAATACCATAACTAACCCTACTACTGAGGCTGGACGTTTTACTAAAGGAGCTGTTAAAGCCTTACTTGGTAAAGTGTATTTATACCAAGGTAAAAATGCTTTGGCTGCTACTGAATTAGCTGAAGTAAATGGTACACCTGGAGGAACAAGTTCTTTTGGTTACAAATTATTGACTAAATATTCTGATTTATGGGTAATCAGTAACAAGTTCAATTCTGAATCGATAATAGAAGTATCTCACACGAGTAAAAGTAATGCCGGTTGGGGTAACTGGGGCTCAGGTTCTGATGAAGGAAATTCTATTAACGTAATGGTTGGACCTAGAGGATATTCTAGATCAACTAATTCTACAGCACCAGATTATGCTGCGGGTTGGAGTTTCAATCCAATCACTGTTGATTTGTACAATGCCTTAAAACCAGATCCTCGTTTTAGTTCAACTGTTGTTGATATGAAAGATTTGAAAGCTCAAGGTCTTGCTGATTATTCTCCAGGATACAAAGACACAGGGTACTTTATCAAAAAGTTCATGCCTACAACTGCCGATGTAACTACTGGTGGTGGAGATGCAGTTTTGAACTACAAACAAAACGTATACGTAATGCGTTTGGCAGATACTTATTTGATGGAAGCCGAAGCTTTGGGAGGAACAGGAGCTAGAGCTCAAGCGCTTCTTGATGCCGTTCGTGCTAGAGTTGGTTTACCATCTGTTCCAGTTTCTATAAATGCAATTATGGCCGAAAGAAGACTAGAATTGGCTTGCGAAGGGCACCGTTGGTTCGACTTGGTTCGTACAGGAAGAGCAGCAGCTGTTTTGGCAAGTAGAGGTTTTATCGCAGGTAAAAACGAAATCTGGCCTATTCCGTTGAAAGAATTAGAAAACACCAAACTGGTTCAAAATCCAAATTATTAATCGTAAATCAAAAAATATGTTTGTAAATATAATTTCAAAAAGAGCCATTTACTTATTCTTTGCTTTTGCATCTATAAGTACTTTGCTTAGCTGTCAGCCTGATGATGCTGTTGAAGGAAACGGATTGACTGATGCTAATGTTGACGCTTCATTTACTATTACACCTGTAGAAGGTGCAGTGAATACTTATATACTAGAAGCACAAACCAAAAATGTTATCGCCTCAAAATGGAACATTGGTGATGGAGTTTACGCTGGAAAAATGACAGAAAAAATTTCACTTCCAGATGCAGGAACCTACAAAATCACGCATATTGCTGTAGGAAGAGGTGGCTCAGAAAATGCAACTACCAAAGAAATTGTTGTTGCTACTTCAGACCCACAAAAAGGGAATTTGGTAAAAGGGGGCAATTTCGCCACTGCTGCCGATCACGCACAATGGAGCAGTTGTAATTTGAGTCCTTCTGGCGCTGCCAAATGGAACTTCAAAACCGGAAGCGCTACCATCAACTCTAATGGTGGTTGGGCTCAAGAAGCCATTTATCAAGCTATCGATGTGGTAAAAGATAAAGAATACACGATTGATATGAATGTTTCTTCAAACGATGGTTCGAACGAAACTTGGTTCGAAGTGTATGCTGGAACTACAGTACCGGCTTCAGGAGTAGAATACAAAGACAACAAAGTGATGGGATTAAGTACTTGGGACGGTTGTGCAAAAGCGGCCTTCTCTGGAAAACTATCAGTTGTGGGCTGTGTAAAAAATGCCGCTGGAGTTATCTCGAACACTGTAAAATTTAGTCAAACCGGAAAAATATATCTAGTGATTCGCTGCGGCGGAAACACATTTACTCCAAGCGGAATTACCATTTCCAAAGTGGAGTTTAGAGGAAAATAAGATTGTTTAAGTTAGTTGAGTTAAGTTTTGAGTTTTGTTGTAATAGCCCATTCTCATCCTGATTATGGGCTATTTTTTAACAAAAGGACGTAACTTAGATGATTCATTATTAGACATTTAATAAAATATACACACATGAATAAATCGGCTATATCTCTATTCTGTTTGCTTCTTATGGGAACCCTTTTTGCACAACAAAAGGAAAGCA harbors:
- a CDS encoding RagB/SusD family nutrient uptake outer membrane protein, with the translated sequence MKLKNLKYTIHAFALLFVATSCSDAFLEIEPKGTPLEANYYKNEDEAFSGLVAVYDILGKQSGGFENMVCMMNAGSDDHYAGGGGATDGTGMQSFSDYSISSSTIPGSFWNNFYQGIFRANTLLVKLPNVPMADAQKVRFTAETKALRAYYYFELVRLFKNIPLITAPIPTSEIYNVLQAKPEEVYAQIEKDLKEAIPNLPNTITNPTTEAGRFTKGAVKALLGKVYLYQGKNALAATELAEVNGTPGGTSSFGYKLLTKYSDLWVISNKFNSESIIEVSHTSKSNAGWGNWGSGSDEGNSINVMVGPRGYSRSTNSTAPDYAAGWSFNPITVDLYNALKPDPRFSSTVVDMKDLKAQGLADYSPGYKDTGYFIKKFMPTTADVTTGGGDAVLNYKQNVYVMRLADTYLMEAEALGGTGARAQALLDAVRARVGLPSVPVSINAIMAERRLELACEGHRWFDLVRTGRAAAVLASRGFIAGKNEIWPIPLKELENTKLVQNPNY